The following coding sequences lie in one Rutidosis leptorrhynchoides isolate AG116_Rl617_1_P2 chromosome 6, CSIRO_AGI_Rlap_v1, whole genome shotgun sequence genomic window:
- the LOC139855660 gene encoding uncharacterized protein codes for MSILASSFRSHFFKHLACNSFTSIRTTPVVSHVSTFKLISYTRYYCPSRKLNDFLNLSSITASFSTYCSASETSTTGSYLSVDIQCHQEHADMLSEALLCFGAVSTSMVEPDSCSSKNEVSIGSIFTVSHDVHQSIALAADSIGLQETPVYKVTMGYQSDWIDNARGSFQPVKVMEGLWIVPEWLTPPEPEATIISLNPGLAFGTGDHPTTKLCLLLLHGSIKGGETVLDYGTGSGILAIAALKFGAASSVGFDIDSQAISAARHNASLNNIGPGILQLQIVPSNINPTSTGQWQMTLNDDDVEDQDLNDVEIIGKKEIYDVVVANILLNPLLDLADHIVSYAKPGGVVGLSGIILEQVPAVVDRYSSLLEGITVSEIDDWACISGTKRKMAS; via the exons ATGTCAATATTAGCGAGTTCTTTTCGGAGTCATTTCTTCAAACACTTGGCGTGCAATTCCTTTACATCAATCCGTACTACTCCAGTTGTTAGCCATGTTTCCACTTTTAAGTTAATTAGTTATACTAGATATTATTGCCCATCACGAAAGCTGAATGATTTCTTGAATTTGAGTTCAATTACTGCATCTTTCTCTACGTATTGTTCCGCTTCTGAAACTTCAACAACTGGTTCATATCTATCTGTAGATATACAATGTCATCAAGAACATGCT GATATGCTTTCAGAAGCACTTTTATGTTTTGGTGCTGTTTCAACAAGTATGGTTGAACCAGACAGTTGTAGCTCTAAAAATGAg GTTTCGATTGGTTCAATATTTACTGTATCTCATGATGTGCATCAGAGTATTGCGTTGGCAGCTGATTCAATAGGCTTGCAAGAAACACCTGTTTATAAAGTCACAATGGGTTACCAGTCCGATTGGATCGATAATGCTCGG GGTTCTTTTCAACCCGTTAAAGTTATGGAAGGACTTTGGATTGTACCTGAGTGGTTAACTCCCCCG GAACCTGAAGCAACAATTATAAGTCTAAATCCGGGTCTAGCCTTTGGAACCGGAGACCACCCGACAACCAAATTATGTCTATTGTTACTACACGGTTCAATCAAAGGTGGCGAAACGGTTTTGGATTATGGCACAGGTTCAGGGATTCTCGCAATTGCAGCACTTAAG TTTGGTGCAGCCTCATCAGTTGGGTTCGATATAGACTCTCAAGCAATATCAGCTGCACGTCATAACGCTTCATTGAACAATATAGGACCCGGGATATTGCAATTGCAGATTGTTCCTAGTAACATCAATCCTACGTCAACAGGCCAATGGCAAATGACGTTGAATGATGACGATGTAGAAGATCAGGATTTAAACGATGTGGAAATCATTGGTAAAAAGGAGATCTATGATGTCGTTGTTGCAAACATTCTTTTGAACCCATTATTAGATTTGGCTGATCATATAGTTTCTTATGCTAAGCCTGGTGGTGTAGTTGGTTTGTCTGGTATCATCTTGGAACAG GTACCAGCTGTTGTAGATCGATACTCGAGTCTTTTGGAAGGCATAACTGTGTCCGAAATTGATGACTGGGCTTGCATAAGTGGTACAAAGAGGAAGATGGCCAGCTGA
- the LOC139852264 gene encoding uncharacterized protein encodes MARTSSSSKRKYSKKKSLKLSSEANRKKKSRRNESKKLRRHDDSFSSSSDDESSTSSVFSSSSSDGEYKSKRSRSRVRSEVKGSKKRSKRRSLSEDSSGEDSPPSKKRKRSKKKGDKKMKKKTIKKKKKSKRDAYISSASSDSESCSTCKDDDDSSSDEGAPRMRSRGRSRGKKKDHKKRSYKDRSRTRSSSPSNSYDDDVSVEKVMVENNSRRLKSVITVVKPSEDDEVDMKTDELKEEIVYDNDDYPSCKSNDSNELVDRSNVSPEKNIPTSVISEVNSTSVLNDSKEKKSDATGSEVDKLELILRQKALENLSKFRGGNKAKTAVSVDDTHSRDQSSVKQLTSARVDRGQSQSLTPVSQPVVPRSRFTWRRDPSVVTAKVETAVSHSGPHTSELQPVAPKIPSARVENKTVIEKKGSTESGTRPKLQRTRLSPASRVEKETVSETSESIVNKDNTSGSTETKVDQKSNTAPETSASASSVKEGNSKVQQTETTDSSQFEKKTMSVMRGGEMVQVSYKVYIPTRAPALARRQLKR; translated from the exons ATGGCGCGCACTAGTTCATCATCCAAACGAAAATACTCCAAGAAAAAAAGTCTCAAGCTTTCCTCTGAG GCTAATCGAAAAAAGAAAAGTAGAAGAAACGAATCGAAGAAGCTTCGACGTCATGATGATTCTTTTTCGTCTAGTTCTGACGATGAATCGTCTACCTCATCGGTTTTTTCGTCTTCTAGTTCGGATGGTGAGTATAAAAGTAAAAGATCGCGTTCTCGTGTTCGTAGTGAAGTGAAGGGTAGTAAGAAACGAAGTAAACGAAGGTCTTTGAGTGAAGATAGTAGCGGTGAAGATTCACCCCCTTCGAAGAAGAGAAAAAGGTCTAAGAAAAAAGGCGATAAAAAGATGAAAAAGAAGACGATCAAGAAAAAGAAAAAGTCGAAAAGAGACGCTTACATTAGTTCTGCAAGTAGTGATTCTGAAAGCTGTTCCACttgtaaagatgatgatgatagcaGTAGCGATGAAGGGGCCCCACGTATGAGGTCGAGGGGTAGGTCCAGAGGAAAGAAAAAGGATCATAAAAAAAGAAGTTATAAGGATCGAAGTAGGACAAGGAGTTCATCACCGAGCAACAGTTATGATGATGATGTAAGCGTTGAGAAAGTGATGGTGGAAAACAACTCGAGGCGGTTAAAATCAGTTATTACTGTTGTGAAACCGTCAGAGGACGACGAGGTTGATATGAAAACAGATGAGCTTAAAGAAGAGATTgtgtatgataatgatgattaCCCGTCTTGTAAAAGCAATGATAGTAACGAATTAGTCGATCGTTCTAATGTTTCGCCTGAGAAAAATATACCAACGAGTGTAATTAGCGAAGTAAACTCTACTTCTGTTCTTAACGATAGCAAGGAAAAAAAGAGCGATGCGACTGGATCGGAAGTTGATAAGTTGGAGTTGATATTAAGACAAAAAGCTTTAGAAAATTTAAGTAAATTTCGAGGTGGGAATAAAGCAAAAACAGCAGTTTCTGTTGATGATACGCATAGTAGGGATCAAAGTAGCGTTAAACAGTTGACCAGTGCAAGGGTTGACCGTGGTCAAAGTCAAAGTTTGACGCCTGTATCACAACCAGTAGTCCCAAGGAGTAGGTTTACATGGAGGAGAGATCCTTCTGTAGTTACAGCGAAAGTTGAAACGGCCGTAAGTCACAGTGGACCCCACACTAGTGAATTACAGCCGGTTGCACCGAAAATACCGAGTGCTCGAGTAGAAAATAAGACTGTGATCGAGAAGAAGGGTTCAACTGAAAGTGGCACACGACCAAAATTACAGAGAACGCGTTTATCTCCCGCTAGTAGGGTAGAAAAGGAGACAGTGAGTGAGACGTCAGAAAGTATTGTTAATAAAGATAATACTAGTGGTAGCACAGAAACTAAGGTTGACCAAAAGTCAAATACTGCGCCTGAAACAAGCGCGTCTGCTTCTTCTGTTAAAGAGGGAAACTCGAAGGTGCAGCAAACTGAAACCACTGATAGCTCACAATTTGAGAAGAAGACTATGTCCGTGATGAGGGGTGGTGAAATGGTGCAG GTAAGCTACAAGGTTTACATTCCGACTAGAGCTCCTGCTTTGGCTAGGAGGCAACTGAAGCGTTGA